In Amia ocellicauda isolate fAmiCal2 chromosome 7, fAmiCal2.hap1, whole genome shotgun sequence, one genomic interval encodes:
- the gmnc gene encoding geminin coiled-coil domain-containing protein 1, with protein MMSAVLSCQDQCFAGGQGYGCPYSVSTSQDGVDVSKETLVSFWAAGLLDNPACQPEPPQQGHFYQLDSGFQNDFSWNDHLSPHVQRNKQLQDTLLQKEEELARLHDENNKLREYLNSAFVKGLEEKTKKLLHSTQRADGKPKNKKRRSEEEGGGFHGFTASQLLPGAHRKRTRRNLSLEFCSAEELACTPSVDSWVLQTLGLKDEDTIDHSANYSANSNEEHLLPPSDPSALQTASAMDYSDGMATALGFCPDLGAGVDYTASLCRLDSHCLLQTPDPTVSHHTPLGSSTAPEPHPSPYRSDISRNKTEVAFTMSLNPHSNVKTHSFNQGQAFVRRDEQGGWKFTWVPKQSD; from the exons ATGATG AGTGCCGTTCTGTCCTGCCAAGATCAGTGCTTTGCAGGGGGCCAGGGCTATGGCTGCCCCTATTCCGTCTCGACGTCACAAGACGGTGTTGATGTTTCCAAGGAGACGCTGGTCTCTTTTTGGGCCGCTGGTCTCCTGGACAACCCAGCCTGCCAGCCCGAGCCGCCGCAGCAGG GTCATTTTTATCAGTTGGACTCTGGTTTTCAAAATGACTTCTCGTGGAACGATCACTTGTCACCTCATGTGCAAAGAAATAAgcag CTCCAGGATACATTGTTACAGAAAGAAGAAGAACTGGCGCGGCTACACGACGAGAACAACAAACTGAGAGAATACCTGAACTCTGCTTTCGTCAAAGGCTTGGAAGAGAAAACCAAG aaacttttgcacagcactCAAAGAGCAGATGGAAAACCGAAAAACAAGAAGCGCAGGTCCGAAGAGGAGGGCGGGGGCTTCCATGGATTCACAGCCAGCCAGCTGCTTCCAGGCGCTCACAGGAAGAGGACCCGGAGGAACCTGTCCTTGGAGTTCTGCTCGGCCGAAGAGCTCGCCTGCACCCCTTCTGTGGACTCCTGGGTCCTGCAGACCCTGGGACTAAAAGACGAGGACACGATTGACCACTCAGCTAACTACAGTGCCAATTCAAATGAGGAACACTTACTGCCTCCCAGCGACCCCAGCGCTCTTCAAACTGCCAGTGCGATGGACTACAGCGATGGGATGGCGACAGCATTGGGGTTTTGCCCTGATCTTGGGGCGGGAGTGGACTACACTGCCAGTCTGTGCCGTTTAGACTCACACTGCCTGCTTCAGACGCCCGACCCCACTGTGAGTCACCACACACCCCTGGGGAGCAGTACGGCGCCAGAACCACACCCGTCTCCCTACAGATCGGACATCTCCAGAAATAAAACCGAAGTTGCCTTCACCATGTCCCTGAATCCCCACAGCAACGTGAAGACGCACAGCTTCAACCAGGGACAGGCCTTTGTGCGCAGGGACGAGCAGGGCGGTTGGAAGTTTACGTGGGTCCCCAAACAGTCAGATTAG